A window of Camelina sativa cultivar DH55 unplaced genomic scaffold, Cs unpScaffold03973, whole genome shotgun sequence genomic DNA:
TCATCCCTCAAACGTCGAGCTTCTTCGTTAATACTTTTTTGCAGATTCTCCTCCCTCTCTTTCGCTGTTGCTCTTGTTGCATGCAGCTGCTCCACAATTGCTGTCAACTCTGGGCCCAACCCCCTCATCTCCTCCTCAATTCGATTCCTCTCTTCCTGGTCTTCTGCCCTAGCCAACCGAGTGCACCACACAACTTTAAGACGGTTCCGCAGCAGAAATTTAACAAGGCTAAACTTGTCAAACTGAAGGTGCACAAGCAGCTTGTTCTCAACATCCCTATCATCTCCTTCAGCGAGTATCTTAAGAAGCTCTTCAGCGAGTACTTGGCATTGCTGTGGATCAATCTGCTGTTCATATGCTTGAGATATCTTTCTCTGGAGCCA
This region includes:
- the LOC109131740 gene encoding DExH-box ATP-dependent RNA helicase DExH12-like, coding for GTNLNVQDIDAYWLQRKISQAYEQQIDPQQCQVLAEELLKILAEGDDRDVENKLLVHLQFDKFSLVKFLLRNRLKVVWCTRLARAEDQEERNRIEEEMRGLGPELTAIVEQLHATRATAKEREENLQKSINEEARRLRDETGGDGGRGRRDVADRDLESGWVKGQRQMLDLESLAFDQGGLLMANKKCDLPPGSYRSHGKGYDEVHVPWVSKKVDINEKLVKITEMPGWAQP